In Trueperaceae bacterium, the genomic stretch CCTCGCCCAGAGAGACATCCTTCATCGTCGACATGTCGATGCCGTAGCAGTGACGGCAGACGCCGGCGCGGGTCTGGCAGGCGAGCGGGCTACGGACCTCGACCGTGCGAACTTCCGGGGCCCCCGACAGAGCCGCGTAGATCGCGTCCACGTCCTCGTGCAGAAGTGTTGCGCCTGCCTCGTAGCTGAGGTCGCCCACCTCGAGGTCGAGGGCGAGGCGCCGGCCGTAGAGGCTCATCTCGATCTGGCTCTTGGGCCGCAGGCGGCCCTCGGGCGTGTAGAGCTGGATCGAGACGAATTCGGCGGTGCCGCAGTCGTCCTCGCGGACTACCAGCTCGTGCGCCACGTCGACCAGCTTCCTGGTGAGGTAGCCGGAGTCGGCGGTACGAAGGGCGGTATCGGCACCACCTTTACGGGCACCGTGGGTGGAGATGAAGTACTCCAGAACCGTGAGCCCCTCGCGGAAGTTGGCGCGGATCGGCAGCTCGATCGTGTCGCCGGCCGGGTTGGCCATGAGGCCGCGCATGCCCGCCAGCTGACGGATCTGCTGCGGGTTGCCACGGGCGCCCGACTGGGCCATGACGAAGAGAGGGTTGAACGGCATGTTCTGCTGGAAGTTATCGAACACCGCCTGCTTCACGCGTTCGGTGGTGTCGTTCCACAGCTTCACGACCTGCTGCTCGCGTTCCTGGTCCGTCACGAAGCCGCGGTCGAATGCCGCCATGATCTTATCCAGCTTCTCCTGCGCCTCGGCGAGGATCTCGGCCTTGGCGGGCGGGATGGCGACGTCATCGATGCCTATGGTGAGACCGCTGGTGGTGGAGAGTTCGAAGCCCGACTGCTTGAGGGCGTCGAGCAGCTTGGCGGTCGCTTCGACCCCCAGCAGCTTGAAGGAGTCGACGACGAGGTCGCGCAGCGCGCCCTTCTCGTAGGCGGTGTCGTAGGAGATCATAGAGGCCGGAACCTCGACGCCGTCTTCGCCCACCGTCTCCTTCACCAGACGGGCGAAGTACATGCGCCCGGGGCTGGTCTCGATCAGCTTGCCGTCGATGCGCACGGTGACGACGTCCTGCATGTCGATCTCACCGCGCTCCACGGCGAGCAAGGCCTCGTCCACCCCGGCGAAACGGTAGCGCAGGCGGCCGATGCTGGTGTCCTTGCCGTCGACGACTATGGGCGAGTTCAGCTCGATGTCGCCCTTCTCGAAGGCGGCCAAGGCCTTCTCGACGCTCTTGTACTCGTTGCCAGCGCCCTTCTTGCCTACATGGACCTGGGTGAGGACGAAGAGGCCGAGGATGATGTCACGGCTCGCCTGGACGTTCGGGTTGCCGTGAGCCGGCGAGAGCAGGTTGTGGCTGGAGAGCATCTGGAGGCGGGCTTCCGACTGCGCGTAGACCGACAGCGGCACGTGGATGGCCATCTGATCGCCGTCGAAGTCGGCGTTGAACGCCTCGCAGACCAGCGGGTGCAGCTGGATCGCCTGACCTTCGACCAGTACCGGCTCGAAGGCCTGGATGCCCAGTCGGTGCAGGGTGGGCGCTCGGTTGAGCAGCACCACACGGTCCTGGATGACCTCTTCGAGGGCGTCCCAGATCTCGTCGCGGGTGTCGCGGTAGCGCTCCAGCAGCTTGCGCGCGCTCTTGATGTTGGAGACGATGCCGCGCTCCTCGAGCTTCTTGAAGAGGAACGGCTTGAACAGCTCCAGCGCCATCCTCTTGGGCACGCCGCACTGGTGCAGCTGCAGCTGCGGGCCCACGACGATCACCGAGCGGCCGGAGTAATCGACACGCTTGCCCAGCAGGTTCTGGCGGAAGCGACCCTGCTTGCCGCCCAGCAGGTCGGTGAGCGAGCGTAGCGGCCGATCGCTGCCCGGGTGCACCACCGCGCTGCCGCGGCGGCCGTTGTCGATGAGCGCGTCGACCGCCTCTTGCAGCATGCGCTTCTCGTTGCGCACGATCATCTCTGGCGCGCCCTGCTGCATCAGCTTCTTGAGACGGTTGTTCCTGTTGATGAGACGACGGTAGAGGTCGTTAAGATCGCTGGTAGCGAAGCGACCGCCCTCGACCTGAACCATCGGGCGCAGATCGGGCGGCATCACCGGCACCGCTTCCATGATCATCCAGGCCGGGTCGTTGCCCGACTTGAGGAAGTTCCGGACGATCTCCAGGCGCTTCCTGGCCTTCGCCCGCTTGTGACGGCTGGGGCTTTCCATCTCCTCGACCAGCTCGGCCTCGAGCGCCTCGAGGTCGATGGAGCGGAGCAGCTCGCGGACCGCCTCGGCGCCCATCTTCGCTTCGAAGTCGTAGCTCTCGATCAGCCGCACCTGACGACGGACCAGGTCGATCTCGACGCGTCCGGAGATGTCGGCCTTGACGTTGCCGCCATCGGCGAGCTCATCGCCCGGCAGCACCCGGTCGCCGTTGACCACGATCGGTTCGTCCTCGTAGGGGTAGATCTTGGCGCGCGAGACGATGATCGAGGCGGGTTCGGAGAGGTGCACGGTGCCGTCGGCAGCCGCCACGATCTCCTGAGCTGCGTCGATGGCGCCAACGACCTTCTCGCCGGCTACGACCTCGGCGCTGTCACCCACCAGCACGTGCATCGTGGGGTTGATCTCGAAGCTCTCGCGGCGGGCCCACTCGACCTTGAGGGTCATGCCGACCTCTCCGGCCTTGGCCTTCGAGGCCCGCACCGTGGCGGTGGCTTCCTGGGGCAGACGCAGTGACGCGCCGGCAGGGGCCTTCGCCAACTCGGTCCCCTCCTCGACGAACTCACCGTCACCCACGGTCGGATTCATGCCCGCGGGGATCAGGTAAGCGGCCTTGATGACGTCGTCATCGGGGTCGATGATGCTCACCACACCACCTTCGGTGCCGATGGGGAGCAGTTCGACCACCCCCTCCTCGGCGGTGGTGAGAACGAGCTCGTTCTCGAGCTCGGCGAGCGGCTGACCGCCCTGGTAGCTCTCCTCTTCGATCCAGGCCGCCTTTGGCAGACTGAAGCGCGCGTCCCGGCTCTCGCGGTAATCGATCGTGAGGCGCCTGGGGAAGCGGTACTGAGCTACGCCGGCGAGCTTGCTCTTCAGGCCCTTCGCGAGCTGCTGGCCCTGTTCGACCGCCTCGCCATCCCGCACCACCGCGTCCTCACCCTGAGGAACGGTGTAGGTCTCCTGGTGGCCGTAGCGCAACTGCCGGTACTCGTCGTCGGAGAGGAGGTCCCCGCGACGCAGCGGCTTGCCGTCCTTGAGCGCGCCCATCGGGTCGGTGACGATGTACTTGGCGAAGTAGAGGACCTGCTCCAGCTGGCTGGTGGAGAGGTTGAGCAGTGACCCTACCTTCGAGGGGATGTCCTTGACGTACCAGATGTGAGCGCAGGGGGTAGCCAGTTCGACGTGACCCATCCGGTAGCGGCGCACCGTCGACTTGGTGACCTCTACGCCGCAGCGCTCGCACACCTTGCCAGCGAAGCGCTGGCCGCGGTACTTGCCGCAGGCGCACTCCCAGTCCTTCTCGGGACCGAAGACGCGCTCGTCGAAGAGGCCGTCGCGTTCCGGCTTGAGGGTGCGGTAATTGATCGTTTCAGGCTTGGTGATCTCCCCGTACGACCAGCCGCGGATACGCTCGGGCGAAGCGATCTGGATCTGGACCCTGGAGAACATCCTGAAGTCGTTCATCTGTTTCCTTTCATCGACTGGGGGCGTCTACCGGTGGCGGAATCGCTGATGCGGACCACTACCAGTGCCGTCCCGACTCGTCGAAGATGGTCACCGGCTTCATGT encodes the following:
- the rpoC gene encoding DNA-directed RNA polymerase subunit beta', with product MNDFRMFSRVQIQIASPERIRGWSYGEITKPETINYRTLKPERDGLFDERVFGPEKDWECACGKYRGQRFAGKVCERCGVEVTKSTVRRYRMGHVELATPCAHIWYVKDIPSKVGSLLNLSTSQLEQVLYFAKYIVTDPMGALKDGKPLRRGDLLSDDEYRQLRYGHQETYTVPQGEDAVVRDGEAVEQGQQLAKGLKSKLAGVAQYRFPRRLTIDYRESRDARFSLPKAAWIEEESYQGGQPLAELENELVLTTAEEGVVELLPIGTEGGVVSIIDPDDDVIKAAYLIPAGMNPTVGDGEFVEEGTELAKAPAGASLRLPQEATATVRASKAKAGEVGMTLKVEWARRESFEINPTMHVLVGDSAEVVAGEKVVGAIDAAQEIVAAADGTVHLSEPASIIVSRAKIYPYEDEPIVVNGDRVLPGDELADGGNVKADISGRVEIDLVRRQVRLIESYDFEAKMGAEAVRELLRSIDLEALEAELVEEMESPSRHKRAKARKRLEIVRNFLKSGNDPAWMIMEAVPVMPPDLRPMVQVEGGRFATSDLNDLYRRLINRNNRLKKLMQQGAPEMIVRNEKRMLQEAVDALIDNGRRGSAVVHPGSDRPLRSLTDLLGGKQGRFRQNLLGKRVDYSGRSVIVVGPQLQLHQCGVPKRMALELFKPFLFKKLEERGIVSNIKSARKLLERYRDTRDEIWDALEEVIQDRVVLLNRAPTLHRLGIQAFEPVLVEGQAIQLHPLVCEAFNADFDGDQMAIHVPLSVYAQSEARLQMLSSHNLLSPAHGNPNVQASRDIILGLFVLTQVHVGKKGAGNEYKSVEKALAAFEKGDIELNSPIVVDGKDTSIGRLRYRFAGVDEALLAVERGEIDMQDVVTVRIDGKLIETSPGRMYFARLVKETVGEDGVEVPASMISYDTAYEKGALRDLVVDSFKLLGVEATAKLLDALKQSGFELSTTSGLTIGIDDVAIPPAKAEILAEAQEKLDKIMAAFDRGFVTDQEREQQVVKLWNDTTERVKQAVFDNFQQNMPFNPLFVMAQSGARGNPQQIRQLAGMRGLMANPAGDTIELPIRANFREGLTVLEYFISTHGARKGGADTALRTADSGYLTRKLVDVAHELVVREDDCGTAEFVSIQLYTPEGRLRPKSQIEMSLYGRRLALDLEVGDLSYEAGATLLHEDVDAIYAALSGAPEVRTVEVRSPLACQTRAGVCRHCYGIDMSTMKDVSLGEAVGVIAAESIGEPGTQLTMRTFHTGGIATGGDITQGLPRVIELVEARKPKVKAVISELDGVVSIEEDDDRYRITVTSEDGEFSKNYRVDRNIRLVVRDGDKVEAGDPLTRGAINPHDLLEAQGPDAVQHYLVDEIQRVYRGQGVSVHDKHLEVIVKQMLKYVEILEPGDSAFLEGQTVERFDVEEANNRLLDEGKQPAAWKPVLLGITKASLSTKSWLSAASFQHTTHVLTEAAVSGKADELVGLKENVILGRLIPAGTGLEAIRSTRVADERTLERLAEAPAAATVPASKRAPAREEERPGV